A stretch of Deltaproteobacteria bacterium DNA encodes these proteins:
- a CDS encoding sulfotransferase has protein sequence MTVHTQPFFIVSSGRSGTKMFEKLLSGFDDVEIHHEYMICHVQPLAARYAMGLVAADEVVATLRSTHGAAVRYSEKRLWGDSSNKLSWVIPQLCELFPQARFIFVVRDGRKVASSYFNKLGDEIYDDRSVRIMYGHLDDPAKNPPPPPEKRYWWKIPRNGEPMAERFRDFDQFQRIVYHWVEVNRTIERDLAGVDGARQIRLRLEDLVTDRTCLERLLAFLGLHYEERFFEMLKRPHNVSEPVNYPLTGRQREQFWEIAGEAMEHYGYGGTEEYEVRY, from the coding sequence GTGACGGTACATACGCAGCCGTTCTTCATAGTGTCGAGCGGAAGGTCGGGCACCAAGATGTTCGAAAAGCTGCTCTCCGGCTTCGACGACGTAGAGATCCACCACGAATACATGATATGCCACGTCCAGCCCCTGGCGGCCCGTTACGCCATGGGGCTCGTGGCGGCCGACGAGGTGGTGGCCACACTTCGCTCCACCCACGGCGCAGCCGTCCGCTACAGTGAAAAGCGCCTGTGGGGAGACTCGTCCAACAAGCTCTCCTGGGTCATCCCGCAGCTCTGCGAGCTCTTTCCGCAGGCGAGGTTCATATTCGTCGTGCGCGACGGACGCAAGGTGGCGAGCTCCTACTTCAACAAGCTGGGCGACGAGATCTACGACGACCGCAGCGTGCGGATCATGTACGGCCACCTCGACGACCCGGCCAAAAACCCTCCGCCCCCGCCGGAGAAGCGCTACTGGTGGAAGATACCGAGGAACGGCGAGCCCATGGCCGAACGCTTCAGGGACTTCGACCAGTTCCAGCGCATCGTCTACCACTGGGTGGAGGTGAACCGCACCATAGAGCGCGACCTCGCCGGTGTCGACGGGGCGCGGCAAATCCGCCTGCGCCTCGAGGACCTCGTCACCGACAGGACCTGCCTTGAGAGGCTTCTCGCTTTTCTCGGCCTCCACTACGAGGAGCGTTTCTTCGAGATGCTCAAGCGGCCGCACAACGTGAGCGAGCCGGTCAACTACCCGCTGACCGGCAGGCAGCGCGAGCAGTTCTGGGAGATAGCCGGCGAGGCCATGGAGCACTACGGCTACGGCGGCACCGAGGAGTACGAGGTGAGGTACTGA